GACGCCGTCGCGGGCGAGACCGTCGAGCCGCAGGTCGGCGACGGCTCGGACGACGGCCCCACGGGCGGCGCCCCGCGCGAGGGCTCCCCGGACCTCTGGGAGCACGACGGGGACGAGGACCGTCCTGACCTCGGCGGCGACCTCGGCACGAAGCCGCTCTGACGCAGCACGGCACCGACGGAGCACGGGACGGTAGGTTGCCGCCCGTGCTCCGCCGTGTCCGTGCCGCCGTCCGCCGCGTCCCTGCGGTCGCGAGGCTGCTCACCCTCGCCGCGCTCCTGCTGGTGGCCGCGGGCGCGCACATGCTCGTCCGCGGGGACGGCCCGGCCACGTGGGTACCGCTCACCGTCGCCGGGATTGCGATCGCCCTCCTGACCGGCTGCCCGACCCGCACCTGGCCGCTCCCCGCCATCTGGCTCGTCGCTGCCCTGCTCGCGTCTGCTTCCGCCACCGGCGACGCCGTCGCCGCCCGCGTCGCCGCGGCGGCGGTCGCCGGTGGCGTCGGTCTCGTCGCCGCCGTCCTCCTGGACGTGGTCCCGGTGCTGCGGGCGCGCGGGCGCGGGTCCGCGACGTGACCGGTGGACGGCCTGGAGGCACGGCACACGACCGGTGGCGTGCCTCCCGTCCGACACCCGGCCGGGTCGCGGACCGTGCCCTGCGGGACTGGCTGGCCGACAGCACGCCCGTCGCGGCCGGCGGCCGCGCCATCCTGCTGCAGATCGCGGACCCGGTCGTCGCAGCGGGGGTCCGACGGCACTCGGACTTCGCGCGGCGACCGCAGCAGCGGCTCGCCCACACCCTGATGTTCGTCTCCGCCGTCGTGATCGGCACGGACGCCGACGCCGCCGTGGCGACCGCCTTCGTCGAGCACGCGCACCGGCCCGTCGCCGGCGCGGACGACGTCGAGCGCCAGCTGTGGGTCGCGGCGACGCTCTTCGACTCCGCACGTCGCGCCCACGAGCTGTTCGGCGACCCGCCCGGTCCGGACCGGGCCGAGGACGTGCTCGCGGCCTACGCGCCGATCGCGACCGCGTTGCGGGTGCCAGCAACGGATTGGTTCCGCGACGTCGCCGACTTCGACCGGTACTGGGCCGCGACGCTGCCGACGCTCACCGTCACCGACGACGCCAGGGGCATCGTCCGGGACCTCCTCCACCCGCGCTTCGCCCCGGCGTGGGTGCGGGCCGCGATGCCGCTCGTGCGGACCGTCACGGTCGGGATGCTGCCCGATGCTCTCCGCGCCGCGTACGGGTTCCCCTGGGGGCCGCGCGAACAGCGGCGCTTCCGACGGGCCGTCCGGCTCGTCCGGGGTGTGCGCCGCATGGTGCCGGCGGCACTCCTGCGGCTCCCGGGGCCCCTGCTGCTGCGCGCGATGCACCGGACGGCCGCCCGGTACCTCGCGGTACGGCCGGACCAGTTCTTGTCCTAGCGACAATTACCGTGGTACGGTCGGGTCATGGCAGTCGAACTCAGCACCTGGGACGCCCAGGGCACACCGACGACACCGACGTTCTCCACCATGCAGTTCCCCGCCGGTGAAGCCCACGTCAAGGTCGTGGACGACGCCGACGCGGGGGCGGCCACCGAGATCGCGACCCTGCGCGGCACCAACGGCGACGACCTCCTCATGCTCGGCATGTGGGCGGACGCGGTCCGGCAGCGCGGCAGCAGGTCCGTCGCCCTCGTCCCGTACCTGCCCGGCGCCCGCCAGGACCGCGGGCTCCCCTTCGGCGCGAAGGTCTACGCGGACGTCCTCAACGGCTTCCACATCGACCAGGTGATCGCCTTCGACCCGCACTCCCCCGTGATCGTCGGCCTCGTCGACAACCTCACGGTGGTCACGAGCGAGCAGGTCGTCCGCGACGCCGTGCTCGACGCAAAAGGGGACGCGTACACGGGGATCATCGCGCCGGACAAGGGTGCGGTCGCCCGTGCCACCGCGGTCGCCGAGTCCTGCGGGCTGCCGCTGTACCGCGCCGAGAAGCACCGCAACCCGGACACCGGCAAGCTCGACGGCTTCACGTGCGAGCCGCTCCCGGCGGACGGCCGGTTCCTGGTCGTCGACGACATCTGCGACGGCGGCGGCACGTTCACGGGCCTCGCCGGCTCGACCGGCCTGCCGAGGGAGCGCCTGAGCCTCTGGGTCTCGCACGGGGTGTTCTCCGGCCGGGCCCCGCAGCTCGCCGAGCACTTCGGCGAGATCGTCACGACCGACAGCTACCCGGCCCAGAACGCCGTCCCCGGTCTCCGGACCGTCCCGCTCAGCCCCTACCTCACGAAGGAGATCCGATGACCACCACGACGACGGGCCTCGAGCCCCGCACCACCACCGCGAGCCCGATCGCCCCACTGCTCGCCGTCGACGGCTACAAGCACTCGCACCGGCAGGTCTACCCGCAGGGCACGACCCGGATCCTGATCAACTGGACGAACCGCTCGAACGCGCACATGCCCGAGTCGACGCACGCCGTGGTCTTCGGGCTGCAGGCCTTCGTGCAGCGGCACCTCGTCGAGGCGTGGGAGCCGTTCTTCGCCGCGGACGAGGACACCGTCGCCGACCTGTTCGAGCAGGCGCTGCAGGGCTACTTCGGCCCGAACCACATCGGGGTCGACCACGTCCGCGCCCTGCACCGCCTCGGGTACCTGCCGCTCGAGATCCGCGCACTCCCAGAGGGCACCCTCGCCCCGATCGGCGTCGCCACCCTGACGGTCGAGAACACCGTCGACGAGTTCTTCTGGCTGCCGAACTACATCGAGACCGCACTGTCGGCGTCGATCTGGCACCCGTCCACCGTCGCGACGAAGGCGCTCGAGTACCGCGACCTCATGGAGGACTGGGCCGAGCGCACGGGCGCCGACCCGGCGAGCATCGACTTCGCCGCGCACGACTTCTCGTTCCGCGGGCAGTCGAGCATCGAGTCCGCGGCGGCCGGCGGCGCGGGGCACCTGCTCTCGTTCCTCGGCACCGACTCGATGCCCTCGCTCGACTTCATCGACCGCTACTACCCCGGCGACAACGGCTGGGTCGCGGCGAGCGTCCCCGCCACCGAGCACAGCGTGATGTGCGTCCGGGGCGCCGACGGCGAGCTCGAGACCTTCGAGCAGATCCTTGACGTCTACCCGACGGGCATCGTCTCGGCGGTGAGCGACGGCTTCGACCTGTTCAAGGTCATCACCGAGACACTCCCGCAGCTCAAGGACCGCATCACGGCCCGCGACGGCAAGCTCGTCATCCGTCCGGACTCGGGCGACCCGGTCGACATCGTCACCGGCACGGTGCACGGCGTCCCGCAGGACGAACTCCTCCGCGACGGCCGCAGCCACGAGGAGAAGGGCGTCGTCGAGCTCCTCGACGAGCTGTTCGGTCACACCGTCAACGCGGAGGGCTACAAGGTCCTCAACCAGCACATCGGCGTGATCTACGGCGACAGCATCACGCTCGACCGTGCGCACCGCATCTACGAGCGCCTGGCCGCCAAGGGCTACGCGAGCGACAACATCGTGCTCGGCATCGGCTCGTACACGTACCAGTACATGACCCGCGACAACCTCGGCAGCGCGGTGAAGGCGACGTGGGCGCTCGTCGACGGCCAGCCGGTCGACATCCAGAAGGACCCGAAGACCGGCAGCGGCAAGAAGAGCGCGAAGGGCCGCATCGCGCTGCACCGCGACGCGGACGGCGAGATCCGCCAGACCGACCAGGCCACGCCCGAGGACGAGGCCACGAGCCTCCTCCAGCCGGTCTGGGTCGACGGCCGCTTCCAGGTCCACCAGTCCTTCGCGGACGTCCGACAGGTGCTCCGCACCGAGCGGGCGGCCCGGGCCGCCCGCCGGGCGACGGTGTGACCGACGCCGCCACGGTGGCCCGCGACCAACCGCTCATCGCGATCGACGTCGTCCCGGTGTCGTTCACGACGGCGGACGGTCTGCGGGTCGCCACCGCGCGGCGGGCACACGACCCGTTCGCCGGCCTGGAGGCACTCCCCGGCGTGCTCCTGGACGCTGCGGAACGCCTCGAGGACGGCGCGCGACGCGCACTGCGGACCAAGACCGGGATCGACGCGGCTGCGGTCCGGCACCTCGCGCAGGTCGGTGCGTTCGACGGACCGTCCCGCGACCCGCGGGACACCGCCATCAGCATCGCGTTCCTGGCGGTCGTCGACCCGGGGGTGGACGCACCGCCCGCGGTCTGGCGGCGACCCGACCAGGGTGACCCGCGCCTCCCGTTCGACCACGACGCGATCGTCCGGACGGCCGTCGACCAGGTGCGGACCCGGCTGTGGCGCGACGTCCCGCTGACGCGCGCCCTGCTCGGCGAGGTGTTCCCGACGTCCGCGGCGGCGCAGCTGCACGCGGCGCTGCACGGCAGCGCACCAGACGCCGGCAACCTCAACCGCTCCCTGCGGACGAACCCGGCGCTCGTGCGGGCCACCGCACCCGCGACGACGGGCACGCGGGGCGGACGTCCCCCGGCGACCTGGACGTGGGCGGACTGAGCGCGGTTGGCTGGTGCCATGTCCGCTTCGCTGTCCGGTGACGACTCCCTGCACCTGCCCGAGTTCGACGCGCCGCCGTCGTCCCCGATCGACCTGGCCCGGCGGTGGCTGGACGACGCCACATCGCGCGACGTGTCCGAGCCGATGTCGATGACCCTCGCGACGGCGGGGGCGGACGGCCGGGTGAGTGCCCGCACGGTCGACGTGAAGCGGCTGGAGGACCGCGGGCTCGTGTTCGGCACCTCGACGCTCAGCCCCAAGGGGCGGCAGCTCGCCGAGAACCCGCACGCCGCGCTCCAGGTGTACTGGCGCGAGACGATGCAGCAGCTCCGGTTCGAGGGCCGGGCGGTGCAGCTCTCCGACGACGAGTCCGACGCACTGTTCGCCGACCGCTCGCCGAAGTCCCGCGCCGCGACCGCGATCGCCGACCAGTCCGCCGTGCTCGAGCCCCGGACCCTGCAGGACCTGATCGACGACGCGAACGTGCTCCTGTCCGAGACCGACGACGCCGTCCCGCGCCCGGAGGGGTGGGTTGCGTGGCGGCTCGAGCCCGAGGTCGTGGAGTTCTGGCACGGCAGCCGCGACCGGATGCACCGGCGGCTGCAGTACGTCCGCGCGGGCGAGGGCTGGGACGCGGTGCGGCTGCAGCCGTAGCGGGGGCGCTCGTGCTCTGCCTGTTGCCGTCCGCAGAGCGCGGTAGCGTCGGCGGATGGGGAACGCAGGCGCAGTGACCGTCCGACCGGCCGGGGCAGGGGACGCCCGGGCGATCGCCGAGGTGCACGTGCGGGCCTGGCAGGAGGCGTACGCGCACCTGCTGCCCGCGGCGTACCTCGCCGCGCTCGACGTCGACGCCCGGGCGGCCCGCTGGGAGGGACTGGTGGTCGAGCCGGGCCTGACCGTCGTGGTCGCCGAGTGCGACGGCGCCGTCGTCGGATGGGCGTCCGCCGGCCCCGGGCGCGAGGAGCCCGCGGTGCGGGACCGAGAGCTCGAGGGCATCTACGTCCTCGCCGCCCACCACGCGACCGGCGCCGGGCAGGCGTTGCTCGACGCCGCGATCGGTGCCGAGCCGGCGTTCCTCTGGGTCGCGGAGGGCAACCCGCGCGCCGAGGCCTTCTCCCGCCGGAACGGCTTCGAGCGGGACGGTGCCGCGAAGCACGTGCCGATCGGACCGAGCGGCATGGACGCGGTCCGGATGGTGCGCTGACGCGCGGTCCGCGCGGTCCGCGCGGTCCGCGCAGTCCGTGCGGTCAGCGCTCGCTTCGTCCGGACCGAGCGCCTCGGGTCGAGCTCCCCGGGGCGGTGCGCCTCGGCGTCAGAGCTTCTCGATGGGCGCGATCTTGATCAGGAGCTTCTTGCGCCCCGCGGAGTCGAACGCGATCTCCGCGATGCGCTTCGCGCCCTGGCCCGTGACCGCGGACACCGTGCCCTGACCGAAGTCGACGTGCGAGATCCGGTCGCCAGGGGCGAGCTCCATGTCGCCGTTGTCCCGGACCTGCCCGGACACCCGGTTCGCCCACTCCGTCTTGGGACGGGTCTTCGCCGCAGCCGCCGCACGGTCGTACGACCCGCCGCCGAAGCCGCCACCACCGCGGTAGCCACCCCCGCCGGACGGACCGCCGCCGAGCCCACCGCCGCGCCGGGCGTTGAGGGCCCGGGGCTCGGTGCCACCGCGGCTGTTCGCCATGCCGGGCGACTGCTTCCACTCGATGAGCCCCTCGGGGATCTCCTGCAGGAAGCGAGACGGCATCGCCACGTTGACGTCGCCGAACTGCGCGCGGGTCATCGCCAGGGACAGGAAGAGGGACTT
The Curtobacterium citreum genome window above contains:
- a CDS encoding oxygenase MpaB family protein, which encodes MTGGRPGGTAHDRWRASRPTPGRVADRALRDWLADSTPVAAGGRAILLQIADPVVAAGVRRHSDFARRPQQRLAHTLMFVSAVVIGTDADAAVATAFVEHAHRPVAGADDVERQLWVAATLFDSARRAHELFGDPPGPDRAEDVLAAYAPIATALRVPATDWFRDVADFDRYWAATLPTLTVTDDARGIVRDLLHPRFAPAWVRAAMPLVRTVTVGMLPDALRAAYGFPWGPREQRRFRRAVRLVRGVRRMVPAALLRLPGPLLLRAMHRTAARYLAVRPDQFLS
- a CDS encoding phosphoribosyltransferase family protein, which codes for MAVELSTWDAQGTPTTPTFSTMQFPAGEAHVKVVDDADAGAATEIATLRGTNGDDLLMLGMWADAVRQRGSRSVALVPYLPGARQDRGLPFGAKVYADVLNGFHIDQVIAFDPHSPVIVGLVDNLTVVTSEQVVRDAVLDAKGDAYTGIIAPDKGAVARATAVAESCGLPLYRAEKHRNPDTGKLDGFTCEPLPADGRFLVVDDICDGGGTFTGLAGSTGLPRERLSLWVSHGVFSGRAPQLAEHFGEIVTTDSYPAQNAVPGLRTVPLSPYLTKEIR
- a CDS encoding nicotinate phosphoribosyltransferase, encoding MTTTTTGLEPRTTTASPIAPLLAVDGYKHSHRQVYPQGTTRILINWTNRSNAHMPESTHAVVFGLQAFVQRHLVEAWEPFFAADEDTVADLFEQALQGYFGPNHIGVDHVRALHRLGYLPLEIRALPEGTLAPIGVATLTVENTVDEFFWLPNYIETALSASIWHPSTVATKALEYRDLMEDWAERTGADPASIDFAAHDFSFRGQSSIESAAAGGAGHLLSFLGTDSMPSLDFIDRYYPGDNGWVAASVPATEHSVMCVRGADGELETFEQILDVYPTGIVSAVSDGFDLFKVITETLPQLKDRITARDGKLVIRPDSGDPVDIVTGTVHGVPQDELLRDGRSHEEKGVVELLDELFGHTVNAEGYKVLNQHIGVIYGDSITLDRAHRIYERLAAKGYASDNIVLGIGSYTYQYMTRDNLGSAVKATWALVDGQPVDIQKDPKTGSGKKSAKGRIALHRDADGEIRQTDQATPEDEATSLLQPVWVDGRFQVHQSFADVRQVLRTERAARAARRATV
- a CDS encoding NUDIX domain-containing protein, translated to MTDAATVARDQPLIAIDVVPVSFTTADGLRVATARRAHDPFAGLEALPGVLLDAAERLEDGARRALRTKTGIDAAAVRHLAQVGAFDGPSRDPRDTAISIAFLAVVDPGVDAPPAVWRRPDQGDPRLPFDHDAIVRTAVDQVRTRLWRDVPLTRALLGEVFPTSAAAQLHAALHGSAPDAGNLNRSLRTNPALVRATAPATTGTRGGRPPATWTWAD
- a CDS encoding pyridoxal 5'-phosphate synthase; its protein translation is MSASLSGDDSLHLPEFDAPPSSPIDLARRWLDDATSRDVSEPMSMTLATAGADGRVSARTVDVKRLEDRGLVFGTSTLSPKGRQLAENPHAALQVYWRETMQQLRFEGRAVQLSDDESDALFADRSPKSRAATAIADQSAVLEPRTLQDLIDDANVLLSETDDAVPRPEGWVAWRLEPEVVEFWHGSRDRMHRRLQYVRAGEGWDAVRLQP
- a CDS encoding GNAT family N-acetyltransferase; translated protein: MGNAGAVTVRPAGAGDARAIAEVHVRAWQEAYAHLLPAAYLAALDVDARAARWEGLVVEPGLTVVVAECDGAVVGWASAGPGREEPAVRDRELEGIYVLAAHHATGAGQALLDAAIGAEPAFLWVAEGNPRAEAFSRRNGFERDGAAKHVPIGPSGMDAVRMVR